From the genome of Thiovibrio frasassiensis:
TGTTTCCGTGCATGCCCGTCCAGAGGCCGAGAAAAAAATGGCGGGCATTGGTCCCCAGGGAGCGGGTCCGGTAGCCGCCTTCCTGCACGACCAGGGTGGGTAACCGCAGGTTGCCGAGCATCCGGCCGTTTTCCTCAAAATCCGCGCCAGAGAGCGACCAGGTGCCGGTGGGGTCATTTTTCGCCGGATCAAGTCCCAGAGCCACCACGAGAAAATGCGGCTTAAAGGCGCGGATCCGCTTGAGAGCCCGCGCCAGCACCGGCCGGTAGCCGATGCCGTCCAGCGCTTCCGGCAGAGGATAGTTGCGATTAAATCCCCTGCCTGCCCCCTCCCCCACCTCTTCACTGAAACCGGAAAAATAGGGATAGGCAAAGCTGGGGTGTCCGTGGATCGAAAGGGTCAGGACATCGTTGCGCTGATAAAAGATATCCTGGGTGCCGTTGCCGTGGTGGTAATCGATATCGAGCACCGCCACCCTGCCTTCGCGGCTGAGATAATTGGCGGCGATCCCGGCCGAGTTGAAATAGCAGAAACCGCCGAATACCCTGCTTTCGGCATGATGCCCCGGCGGTCGGACCAGGGCGTAGCTCAAGCGGTAGCCCTTTTCCAGGAGCTGGGCCGCAGTCAAGGCGCAGTCCACCGCGCCCTTGGCTGCCCGGTAGGCGTTGCGGTTCAGGGGGGTAAAGGTATCGATGCAGTAATACCCTGCCCGCACCGGCAGATCCTTGGGCGGTCTGGCCGCGTTGCGGATGGGGAAGACATAGGGGTAGACCGATTTCCCGGGCTCAAGGCTGGTGCAGACCTGATTGAGGTAATCGACAAATTTCGGGTCATGGACCTTTTTGATGTGCCGCTCGGAAAAATGACGGGCCGGCAGCCGCTCGAATAAGCCGGTGGGCTCAATGCCCTTGAGGATGGAGGCAATGCGCACCGGCGCCTCCACGTAGCCCCGCTCGCGGATATGGTGGATATCGTGCTTTTCGTTGACGATGAGCCCGATCAATTTTTCCAGGGACTTGACGGGATGGACCTTGATCGGCTCTTTCTTGATATAGCGGGGTCCACGGCGCTGTACCGGGTCGTCGGCAAACGATGCCACCACCATCTCGATGTAGCCGGCGGGGCAAGCCTTGCCGTACTTGC
Proteins encoded in this window:
- a CDS encoding acetylpolyamine amidohydrolase, which encodes MFRIRRIYDNTLAIDREAIEQVQQILRSQFSAISESEITSLAQKLSNPLKYRFRTILFIADDMKLRVKGFALLNHAPDLGFCFLDFISVDPKAAASGVGGALYERVRDEARTLGDNGIFMECLPDDPKICQEEATVKQSRARLRFYERYGALPIIHTAYETPLKPEYDCPPYLVFDDLGSGQPLARATAREVVRAILIRKYGKACPAGYIEMVVASFADDPVQRRGPRYIKKEPIKVHPVKSLEKLIGLIVNEKHDIHHIRERGYVEAPVRIASILKGIEPTGLFERLPARHFSERHIKKVHDPKFVDYLNQVCTSLEPGKSVYPYVFPIRNAARPPKDLPVRAGYYCIDTFTPLNRNAYRAAKGAVDCALTAAQLLEKGYRLSYALVRPPGHHAESRVFGGFCYFNSAGIAANYLSREGRVAVLDIDYHHGNGTQDIFYQRNDVLTLSIHGHPSFAYPYFSGFSEEVGEGAGRGFNRNYPLPEALDGIGYRPVLARALKRIRAFKPHFLVVALGLDPAKNDPTGTWSLSGADFEENGRMLGNLRLPTLVVQEGGYRTRSLGTNARHFFLGLWTGMHGNNRR